Proteins encoded together in one Prionailurus viverrinus isolate Anna chromosome B1, UM_Priviv_1.0, whole genome shotgun sequence window:
- the LZTS1 gene encoding leucine zipper putative tumor suppressor 1 isoform X2: MGSVSSLISGHSFHGKHCRASRYKLGKSSHLKKLNRYSDGLLRFGFSQDSGHGKSSSKMGKSEDFFYIKGSEKGAVRPTAFKPVLPRSGAILHSSPESASHQLHPAPPDKPKEQDPKPSLCSGALSDSGRNSMSSLPTHSTSSSYQLDPLVTPVGPTSRFGGSAHNITQGIILQDSNMMSLKALSFSDGGSKLAHPSKADKASSCIRSPISTDECSIQELEQKLLEREGALQKLQRSLEEKELASSQAYEERQWRCKEELDGLEQKCSGKLKQASQKSQRTQQVLHLQVLQLQQEKRQLRQELESLMKEQDLLETKLKSYEKEKTSFAPALEETQWEVCQKSGEISLLKQQLKESQTEINTKASEILSLKAQLKDTRGKLEGMELKTQDLESALRTKGLELEVCENELQRKKNESELLREKVNLLEQELLELRAQAALQREAVSLGPGLGPGPGTTFSEDIPALQRELERLRAELKEERQGHDQMSSGFQHERLVWKEEKEKVIQYQKQLQQNYLAMYQRNQRLEKALQQLAHGDGAGEAFEIDLEGADIPYEDIIATEI, from the exons ATGGGTAGTGTCAGTAGCCTCATTTCTGGCCACAGCTTCCATGGCAAGCACTGCCGGGCTTCACGGTACAAGCTGGGCAAGTCCTCCCATCTCAAGAAACTCAATCGATATTCAGATGGGCTTCTGAGATTTGGCTTCTCCCAGGACTCAGGCCATGGCAAGTCCAGCTCCAAAATGGGAAAGAGTGAAGACTTCTTCTACATCAAG GGGTCAGAGAAAGGTGCAGTGAGGCCCACAGCATTCAAGCCTGTGCTGCCACGGTCAGGAGCCATCCTCCACTCATCCCCTGAGAGCGCCAGCCACCAGCTGCACCCTGCCCCTCCAGACAAGCCCAAGGAACAGGATCCAAAGCCCAGCCTGTGCTCTGGGGCACTGTCTGACTCTGGCCGGAACTCCATGTCTAGCCTGCCCACACACAGCACCAGCAGCAGCTACCAGTTGGATCCACTGGTTACACCAGTGGGGCCCACCAGCCGTTTTGGGGGCTCAGCCCACAATATCACCCAGGGCATCATCCTCCAGGACAGCAACATGATGAGTCTGAAGGCTCTGTCTTTCTCCGATGGGGGCAGCAAGCTGGCCCACCCAAGCAAGGCAGACAAGGCTTCCTCATGCATCCGCTCCCCCATCTCCACAGATGAGTGCAGCATCCAGGAGCTTGAGCAGAAGCtgctggagagggagggagcactcCAGAAGCTGCAGCGTAGCCTTGAGGAGAAGGAGCTGGCCTCCAGTCAGGCTTATGAAGAGCGGCAGTGGCGCTGCAAGGAGGAGCTGGATGGCCTGGAGCAGAAGTGCAGTGGCAAGTTGAAGCAAGCCTCACAGAAGAGCCAGCGCACACAGCAGGTGCTGCACCTCCAGGTGCTCCAGCTCCAGCAGGAGAAGAGGCAGCTCCGGCAGGAGCTTGAGAGCCTCATGAAGGAACAGGACCTGCTGGAGACCAAGCTCAAGTCCTATGAGAAGGAGAAGACCAGCTTTGCCCCTGCACTGGAAGAGACTCAGTGGGAG GTGTGCCAGAAGTCGGGTGAAATCTCTCTTCTGAAGCAGCAGCTGAAGGAGTCCCAGACAGAAATCAACACCAAGGCTAGTGAGATCCTTAGTCTGAAGGCACAGCTGAAGGACACACGGGGCAAACTGGAGGGCATGGAGCTGAAGACTCAGGATTTAGAGAGTGCTCTGCGCACCAAGGGCCTGGAGCTAGAGGTCTGTGAGAATGAGCTTCAGCGCAAGAAAAATGAGTCCGAGCTTCTCCGAGAGAAGGTGAACCTGCTGGAGCAGGAGCTGCTGGAGCTGCGGGCCCAGGCTGCCTTGCAGCGGGAAGCTGTGTCTCTGGGGCCAGGGCTAGGGCCAGGGCCTGGGACTACCTTCTCTGAGGACATCCCCGCCCTGCAGCGGGAGTTGGAGCGGCTGCGTGCAGAGCTCAAGGAGGAGCGGCAAGGCCATGACCAGATGTCCTCAGGCTTCCAGCATGAGCGGCTGGtgtggaaggaggagaaggagaaggtgatCCAGTACCAGAAGCAGCTACAGCAGAACTACCTGGCCATGTACCAGCGGAATCAGCGCCTGGAGAAGGCCCTGCAGCAGCTGGCCCATGGGGACGGTGCAGGGGAGGCCTTTGAAATTGACCTTGAAGGGGCCGACATCCCCTACGAGGATATCATAGCCACTGAGATCTGA
- the LZTS1 gene encoding leucine zipper putative tumor suppressor 1 isoform X1, with amino-acid sequence MGSVSSLISGHSFHGKHCRASRYKLGKSSHLKKLNRYSDGLLRFGFSQDSGHGKSSSKMGKSEDFFYIKVSQKARGSHHPDYTALSSGDIGGQAGVDFGPSTPPKLMPFSSQLEMGSEKGAVRPTAFKPVLPRSGAILHSSPESASHQLHPAPPDKPKEQDPKPSLCSGALSDSGRNSMSSLPTHSTSSSYQLDPLVTPVGPTSRFGGSAHNITQGIILQDSNMMSLKALSFSDGGSKLAHPSKADKASSCIRSPISTDECSIQELEQKLLEREGALQKLQRSLEEKELASSQAYEERQWRCKEELDGLEQKCSGKLKQASQKSQRTQQVLHLQVLQLQQEKRQLRQELESLMKEQDLLETKLKSYEKEKTSFAPALEETQWEVCQKSGEISLLKQQLKESQTEINTKASEILSLKAQLKDTRGKLEGMELKTQDLESALRTKGLELEVCENELQRKKNESELLREKVNLLEQELLELRAQAALQREAVSLGPGLGPGPGTTFSEDIPALQRELERLRAELKEERQGHDQMSSGFQHERLVWKEEKEKVIQYQKQLQQNYLAMYQRNQRLEKALQQLAHGDGAGEAFEIDLEGADIPYEDIIATEI; translated from the exons ATGGGTAGTGTCAGTAGCCTCATTTCTGGCCACAGCTTCCATGGCAAGCACTGCCGGGCTTCACGGTACAAGCTGGGCAAGTCCTCCCATCTCAAGAAACTCAATCGATATTCAGATGGGCTTCTGAGATTTGGCTTCTCCCAGGACTCAGGCCATGGCAAGTCCAGCTCCAAAATGGGAAAGAGTGAAGACTTCTTCTACATCAAGGTCAGCCAGAAAGCCCGGGGCTCCCACCACCCAGATTACACTGCACTGTCTAGTGGGGACATAGGCGGCCAGGCTGGGGTGGACTTTGGCCCGTCCACCCCACCCAAGCTTATGCCCTTCTCCAGTCAGCTAGAAATG GGGTCAGAGAAAGGTGCAGTGAGGCCCACAGCATTCAAGCCTGTGCTGCCACGGTCAGGAGCCATCCTCCACTCATCCCCTGAGAGCGCCAGCCACCAGCTGCACCCTGCCCCTCCAGACAAGCCCAAGGAACAGGATCCAAAGCCCAGCCTGTGCTCTGGGGCACTGTCTGACTCTGGCCGGAACTCCATGTCTAGCCTGCCCACACACAGCACCAGCAGCAGCTACCAGTTGGATCCACTGGTTACACCAGTGGGGCCCACCAGCCGTTTTGGGGGCTCAGCCCACAATATCACCCAGGGCATCATCCTCCAGGACAGCAACATGATGAGTCTGAAGGCTCTGTCTTTCTCCGATGGGGGCAGCAAGCTGGCCCACCCAAGCAAGGCAGACAAGGCTTCCTCATGCATCCGCTCCCCCATCTCCACAGATGAGTGCAGCATCCAGGAGCTTGAGCAGAAGCtgctggagagggagggagcactcCAGAAGCTGCAGCGTAGCCTTGAGGAGAAGGAGCTGGCCTCCAGTCAGGCTTATGAAGAGCGGCAGTGGCGCTGCAAGGAGGAGCTGGATGGCCTGGAGCAGAAGTGCAGTGGCAAGTTGAAGCAAGCCTCACAGAAGAGCCAGCGCACACAGCAGGTGCTGCACCTCCAGGTGCTCCAGCTCCAGCAGGAGAAGAGGCAGCTCCGGCAGGAGCTTGAGAGCCTCATGAAGGAACAGGACCTGCTGGAGACCAAGCTCAAGTCCTATGAGAAGGAGAAGACCAGCTTTGCCCCTGCACTGGAAGAGACTCAGTGGGAG GTGTGCCAGAAGTCGGGTGAAATCTCTCTTCTGAAGCAGCAGCTGAAGGAGTCCCAGACAGAAATCAACACCAAGGCTAGTGAGATCCTTAGTCTGAAGGCACAGCTGAAGGACACACGGGGCAAACTGGAGGGCATGGAGCTGAAGACTCAGGATTTAGAGAGTGCTCTGCGCACCAAGGGCCTGGAGCTAGAGGTCTGTGAGAATGAGCTTCAGCGCAAGAAAAATGAGTCCGAGCTTCTCCGAGAGAAGGTGAACCTGCTGGAGCAGGAGCTGCTGGAGCTGCGGGCCCAGGCTGCCTTGCAGCGGGAAGCTGTGTCTCTGGGGCCAGGGCTAGGGCCAGGGCCTGGGACTACCTTCTCTGAGGACATCCCCGCCCTGCAGCGGGAGTTGGAGCGGCTGCGTGCAGAGCTCAAGGAGGAGCGGCAAGGCCATGACCAGATGTCCTCAGGCTTCCAGCATGAGCGGCTGGtgtggaaggaggagaaggagaaggtgatCCAGTACCAGAAGCAGCTACAGCAGAACTACCTGGCCATGTACCAGCGGAATCAGCGCCTGGAGAAGGCCCTGCAGCAGCTGGCCCATGGGGACGGTGCAGGGGAGGCCTTTGAAATTGACCTTGAAGGGGCCGACATCCCCTACGAGGATATCATAGCCACTGAGATCTGA